The following proteins are co-located in the Macrobrachium rosenbergii isolate ZJJX-2024 chromosome 26, ASM4041242v1, whole genome shotgun sequence genome:
- the LOC136852990 gene encoding uncharacterized protein isoform X4, translated as MKATQVKLKWSNYQNVFSHYLQRYCNQSLFSDAMIACEGQIFMVHRIILSACSHYFEEIFQKTPSDNARPVIVFNDISVEILEWLLLYMYCGEVTIPRDSIFSLFSLAEKLKIKELSQQQDPELDKRHVVPGNVEGQNDGSVNINASRKLKRKFLERSNLQTKKSTSSVSLGLQSDSSSCVLTPPLQTVAKSSVSLKLTSKSSSCMLTPPLQTVAKSPLSLELPSDCMSCVLTPPLQTDTKSSVSQELPSSFTSCALTSPFQTDASSSVPLELQSDSVRCVLTPPLQTDVNSSVPLELQPDSSSCMLTLPFQTDAASPTTPSFCHAKPPLILTNSVSGLLSSSNAIIKPSTAPLKDNVGAHLFPPSTDTVPSPSRPVVAIPLSALSAEIRASIISCTQVPILSDPLVGKSQGTRSSVPLKTVIPSSGSSTVAGTSTAKHNGLIVVEGTTFKFFPAGRTTDLPLLPEFKDEGKEPVILGPDGTLSILSINEAASDPEAVKEQANGGVGEGSKEQASGEERGASSSPPDVFSQIVQPCLEMSEIKEEKKEPIILGPDDPLLKDDYDDDLASLSGDTTSMLLEVTSLYVSTSSCELGVRQAASDQGPVSEQVNNVDGEGEGSTEHVSGEEWGSPSSPPDALSQIVQPCMKSHEIRAKRKEGLFTFGSDDSLPLDDDDDNLSNWSDDDSRMLPDLTYLVPTSTLNHALSNKQAASDTETITEQANGGEVEYTKEQANGEEGGGPSSPPNMLSKIVKPYVVMPEVEEVGKKEIVTLGPSHPFAIDGGDLGSLSDNILLMPKGTSSLSTSTLKYSLSVKQATSDPEQASGREREDSKEQDSGKEGRGSGYPPDALSQIVQPCVVMLSRLLKTPEIKEMKKEPLHLGPGDPLSLDDYDDDLNDDILPDLTLVPNSAPNNALSMKHRASDPETAKQANGGEGEDSKELDTGEEGGGLSSPLDVLTRIVQPCMKMQRSSQRRLASATQPKNYLVADEVPVSVVKKQLAVKRQLDLEEEGKPLSVTKKNILESDSKVAGCPHGRLHKPKVNTQPYPFGRISKEKSQKKKFSASEVNTPKPKILNDGITEGMMKATMTVFM; from the exons ATGAAAGCAACGCAGGTGAAACTGAAGTGGAGTAACTATCAGAATGTATTCAGCCACTACCTGCAAAGATATTGTAATCAG tctCTGTTTTCTGATGCCATGATAGCATGTGAGGGACAAATCTTTATGGTCCACAGAATAATCTTATCAGCATGCAGTCACTACTTTGAGGAAATATTCCAGAAGACTCCCAGTGACAATGCTCGACCTGTTATTGTCTTCAATGACATATCAGTCGAAATTTTAGAATGGCTTCTTTTATACATGTATTGTGGTGAG GTGACAATACCCAGGGATTCCATCTTTTCGCTATTCAGCTTAGCTGAGAAATTAAAAATCAAGGAGCTGTCTCAGCAGCAGGACCCAGAACTGGATAAGAGACATGTTGTACCTG GTAATGTTGAAGGTCAGAATGATGGCAGTGTCAATATTAATGCTTCAAGGAAACTCAAGAGGAAATTTCTTGAGAGGAGTAATCTTCAGACCAAGAAGTCTACGTCATCTGTATCACTGGGACTTCAATCAGATTCTTCAAGTTGTGTGCTGACTCCTCCTTTGCAAACAGTTGCTAAATCATCTGTGTCATTGAAACTAACATCAAAGTCTTCAAGTTGTATGCTGACTCCTCCATTGCAAACAGTTGCTAAATCACCTCTCTCACTGGAACTTCCATCAGACTGTATGAGTTGTGTGTTGACCCCTCCGTTGCAAACAGATACTAAATCATCTGTCTCACAGGAACTTCCGTCCAGTTTTACAAGTTGTGCGCTGACTTCTCCCTTTCAAACAGATGCTTCATCATCTGTTCCATTGGAACTTCAGTCAGACTCTGTGAGATGTGTACTGACCCCTCCCTTGCAGACAGATGTCAATTCATCTGTTCCATTGGAACTCCAGCCAGATTCTTCAAGTTGCATGCTGACTCTCCCTTTTCAAACAGATGCAGCCTCTCCAACAACCCCATCCTTTTGTCATGCAAAACCTCCTCTGATCTTAACCAATTCTGTTTCTGGTTTGCTGTCATCATCAAATGCAATAATAAAACCGTCCACTGCACCATTGAAAGATAATGTAGGGGCTCATTTGTTTCCTCCTTCAACTGACACAGTACCATCCCCCTCAAGGCCAGTTGTAGCCATACCACTGTCTGCCTTGTCTGCCGAAATCCGTGCTTCTATCATTTCCTGTACTCAGGTGCCGATTCTGTCCGATCCCCTTGTTGGAAAGTCTCAAGGTACACGAAGCTCTGTTCCACTTAAAACAGTTATACCGTCATCAGGGTCATCCACAGTAGCGGGAACTTCCACAGCCAAACATAATGGATTAATTGTTGTCGAGGGCACCACCTTCAAGTTTTTTCCAGCTGGGAGAACTACTGACCTTCCACTACTG cCTGAGTTTAAAGACGAAGGAAAGGAACCTGTTATTTTGGGTCCAGATGGTACACTGTCCATACTCAGTATCAATGAAGCAGCTTCAGATCCAGAAGCAGTTAAAGAACAAGCTAATGGAGGTGTGGGGGAAGGCTCCAAAGAACAGGCGAGCGGTGAAGAAAGGGGAGCTTCTAGTTCTCCACCAGATGTCTTTTCACAAATAGTCCAACCTTGCTTGGAAATG tctgaaatcaaagaggaaaagaaagaaccCATTATTCTGGGTCCAGATGACCCGCTGTTGAaggatgattatgatgatgacttAGCAAGCTTGAGTGGCGACACCACTTCCATGCTGCTAGAAGTGACTTCATTGTATGTGTCAACCTCAAGCTGTGAACTTGGTGTAAGACAAGCAGCCTCAGATCAAGGTCCAGTCAGTGAACAGGTTAATAATGTTGATGGTGAGGGGGAAGGCTCCACAGAACACGTCAGTGGTGAAGAGTGGGGAAGTCCTAGTTCTCCACCAGATGCCCTGTCACAGATAGTTCAACCCTGTATGAAGAGC caTGAGATCAGAGCCAAGAGAAAGGAAGGGCTCTTTACTTTTGGTTCGGATGATTCACTGCccttggatgatgatgatgacaacttAAGTAACTGGAGTGATGATGACTCTCGCATGCTGCCAGACTTGACTTATTTAGTGCCTACCTCAACTCTCAATCATGCACTAAGTAATAAACAAGCAGCTTCAGATACGGAAACAATTACAGAACAAGCTAATGGAGGTGAGGTGGAATATACCAAAGAACAGGCCAatggggaagaagggggaggTCCTAGTTCTCCACCAAATATGCTCTCAAAAATAGTCAAACCTTATGTGGTAATG cCTGAGGTAGAAGaagttggaaagaaagaaattgtcaCTCTTGGTCCCAGTCATCCATTTGCCATTGATGGTGGTGACTTAGGTAGCCTGAGTGATAACATTCTTCTGATGCCAAAGGGGACTTCATCATTGTCTACCTCAACCCTGAAGTATTCACTCAGTGTCAAACAAGCAACTTCAGACCCTGAACAAGCtagtggaagggaaagggaagattCCAAGGAACAGGACAGTGGCAAAGAAGGCAGAGGGTCTGGTTATCCACCAGATGCTCTTTCACAAATAGTCCAACCCTGTGTGGTTATGTTGTCCAGACTGCTTAAAACA ccTGAGATcaaagagatgaaaaaagaacCCCTTCATTTGGGTCCAGGAGATCCACTGTCCTTGGATGATTACGATGATGATTTGAATGATGATATCCTGCCAGATTTGACTTTAGTGCCTAACTCAGCTCCAAACAATGCACTCAGTATGAAACATAGAGCTTCAGATCCAGAAACAGCAAAACAAGCTAATGGAGGTGAGGGGGAAGACTCCAAAGAACTGGATACTGGTGAAGAAGGGGGAGGTCTTAGTTCTCCACTGGATGTCCTTACACGAATAGTTCAACCTTGTATGAAAATG CAGAGGTCTAGTCAAAGAAGATTGGCATCAGCGACACAGCCAAAAAATTACTTAGTTGCAGATGAAGTGCCTGTTTCTGTTGTCAAAAAACAGTTAGCTGTTAAAAGGCAGTTAGACCTTGAAGAGGAAGGGAAACCCTTGTCAGttaccaagaaaaatattttggaaagtgATTCAAAGGTTGCAGGATGCCCTCATGGAAGACTTCATAAACCAAAAGTCAATACTCAGCCCTATCCCTTTGGAAGGATTTCGAAGGAAAAGTCCCAGAAGAAAAAGTTCAGTGCATCTGAGGTTAACACACCAAAACCAAAGATACTAAATGATGGAATTACTGAG GGAATGATGAAGGCCACAATGACAGTGTTTATGTAG